CACGTTGATGCTTCCACTTGCTGCACGACCTTGTTGGACTGTGTGGACATGAAAAAGGAAATTCTGCAGTGAGAGTTTTGCAACTGTTGGTTTGGTGAACTCATGGACAAAAGATTAAGTATTATTAAGCTTATATAATGACAACAGAGTACAGTATGATCAATAGACAATACGAATAGttatttggtgaagataatagaGAACTAATTGTTTTCATACATAGTAAAGTCTGTCAAAACATACCATGGAGAGATTCGGGTTGGCTGTTTATTTCTCTGAAAGAATCTTTGCTTTTCCCTGCGATAAAATGCATAAGTTACAAAGTTAAtgagaaataaaacaaaacaatggCCATAAACTGAAATGCTAATTCAAGGGAAAGGGAAGCGTTAAGTACGCTTTTTCTTTATCCTCGGTTGTTTTTCTTGAGTGTTTACATCATTTGGTTCCAACCTGCACATACTATGAATTAGTGgacaagcaaaaaaataaaatcaatagtGTTGCAATAGATTCCAACTCTTACACAAAGCTTATCAAGATGGACAATATACATGAGTTAGAACAGGAGTATATAGGAAAGTATTGTCGGCATACCTTGTTGACTCCCGTAATTTCTTTCTTGCTTTTGTTTCATTACTTTTCCGCTTGTTGTTAAGCTTGTCAATCCATGATTTCATTGCTCCATTTTTGCCTTTACGTTTTACAATAGGTGGATCACCCACTAACTTCCTAGCGTTTGTAAGGTTTCCGACATTTTCCACATGCATTCTATTATTTTCATTTAGGATTGCATCAGACTGACTTTCGGCATTTACTTGAGAGTCTTTTATCGCTTTCTCGATATCTTCTAAGGCCTTTTGTAATACTTGAACTGCGACGTTATATACTGGTACAAATGTAGAACCTTTAACTACAATATTTATTGCATCTTGACAAAGTTTACTATATCTAATTGTAACTGCATCCCGACGATCAGCTGAAATTTCTTCATCCTGGTCGAACACTACAGTTCCAGATTTAGCATCTCTTGTCCACCGTTTTAAGACATGTTGAGATGGAAGATTCTGAATATTCTCAACTACAAAACCTTCAAGATGTGTCTACACAAGTAACCAGAAAATTCATATAACAAGCAGCTACACTGAGCACTCTTATCAAAAGAGTCAAATACCACAGTCCGAAATTTATGCGGATATCCAACTCTAGATAAGTGGTAAGTCGACTTTGTTCCAATCTCTTCGACTTTATCatgagaataacaaaaacattcagttaattgttcttgaaattttttaaaaataGTCTTCGTGTACACTAAAGCTTCATTTTCTTCAATACCCATTCAAAATCTCAAAACCAGTCTTGAATAATTTGTTTCGTAGTCCATATTATTTTCTGCCTCTCATCTTGCAACCACAACTCTTTCAAATTGTCGAACAAATTCACACAAAGgcaaatctcttttcaaaaatccATCAAAAAAAGAATTTATACTCTCACTGCGTTGTGTTGTATACATATCTCCACAAAATACATCACGCGTATACACTGAGGCCCAATATTCACGTTTTTCATACAAATTTAGCAACCACTTATTGTTCTGCAGTTCATGATTCTCAAGCATTGTCGTCCAACCATGCTCAAATTGTTCAACTGTCTCATACCCATATAAGCAATTGCTGAACTCCGAAACAAATTCTTTGATTACATTAGATAAATTTTTCATAGCATTTCTGCTAATATGCCATAAGCAATATCTATGACGCGTACCTGGCAGAACACTTGCAATCGCTCCCCCAATAGTTGATTCTTGATATGTAAGTATAACCTTTGGTGTTTTGCCGTGCATTGCCCTCATCCATGTTTTCATTACCCACTCAAACGAGTCTTCACTTTCGGAATAAAGGAGAGCGGCATCAAATAAAAcagtttgatgatgatgattgattcctaCTATCGGAACAAATGGCATGTCATATCTATTTGTACTATAAGTAAGATCAAAGCAAACGATATCTCCAAAATAGTAATAGTCCATCCTTGACTTAGGATCAAAGTAATAGTCCCCCAAAAAAATAGTCATTTGGCCTTCTGAATCAACTTGAATTGAATATAAAAATGATGGATTTTCCATTTGCTGGCGTTCGAAGTAGTCTAGTACAACTTGAGCATCTCCATATTTTAGCTCCAACTGCCTTTTTGTACTCAAATAATTTCTAGCATCTTTTGGAAGAAACCCAATGTTATTCACTCCACCATTCTCAACTTCCAAATAGTTTATCAATTGATTTGTTTTAACGCCTGCTAGTCTAAAGTTCACGATTTGCTGTTTTTGGCTACTACTTATTTTTCTCAATGACCGGAGATTGTGCCTTTTACTTGGGGAAACAAGTTTATGATTGTGTTCTTCTACAACACCAGACACAACCCATCTATCGTTTCTCTTCTTTATCATCATCACTGCCTTGTAATCTGTCCTCATATCTGCTTGCTGCCTTTTCCTTTGTTCAACAGGCTTAGCTATATGGTCTCTCAATCCTTGACATGAACAAAAAAATGTACGCCCTATCACTTCAAAAGGCTCAACCCTAGACTTATTGGTAGAGTGCCAACGAATACTGAATCCTCTTTTACCTGCAAACCTGTTATAGAAATCATATGCTTCATCTTGAGATTAAAATTCTTTTCCGACGTATGGGCGGATAGCGTTTAGTTCTTCTTCTGATGGTTCTTTCGCACTGTTTGCTGCAATTACTTCACCGTTTAGTTCTTCTCCATCAAGTGAATTAATATTCTCTATATCTTTCATATCAGTAAATGTTTCTTCACTGGAAATTTGTATCTCATCTTCATATGAATATATTGtataacataaaaatatatataagtatgtcaattttaaaaaaattgaaaaaaataagaTAAATACTGGCTTTATACCAACTAAACGGAAGGATAGCTTACAATAATCAAAGTACTAATTGTTAATAAGTTATTGGTTAACACTAACTAATGTTATTCTTAtaccataaaaataataattagggttttaagttTATAATAATAATACCGTTCTTGCCTGGTGATAAATCCCGGTTGTTATCAGTAACATCTTCACTGCAATCGAACTCACTTAATAGATTTCGGCAAGGATTCATTTCTTCACACCACAAAGCAAAATCCCTAGAATTGATTTAATTGAAGAATGTATACGGGTTTTCATTTACTCAAGGGAAAGGTCCTTTTAACGAAGACGAAGACATCTTTAAGGGTTGTAATAGTTTTGTTAAATAAATATAAGGacgtgtttaaaattaaaatctatGACAGTTGTAGATTCGAGATGGACGGCTAAAAAAAAGACATATTCATATCTAACGTTTTAGAAGTTGCTAGCTCATAAAGCCTTCCCGCACAGCCGTGCGGGATAGCACtattctaatgctagtagagagttgagtcgatccgtaattgtcgcttaCCTCCTACACAAGTATAAATCGCAAGACCTTGCGGATGGATTCTGTGGAAcaattgcgagtaaagacaacaccagtaagtggaccgagcgtactgagtttaactgctgggatcaaacctaaattcataaatcttaatgtgttcggggaattacatcttgtaagcgaacctcaaggtggttcttttgaatagaatccgtagtcgagcgcttctgtatccagtgatacaaggagttttggggatagctaagcgtaccttctattctatggttggtgacaattgattctaacaagagataaacgggtacaatgttgagttaacggttagtaacggcgaaggatatcttcattatctttttcttattaccccttttatccttattttatattttcgttgatttaaataacatatcaatttcattactcctcgtgggaacgatccttactaccactatattattatttaattagtggaaaatatcttattattttgttgagtaaacgacgctcaccaatcacaagtatccaaagagctatgaggagataaagcttctcaatctgccgccaagtaactagaatgcaagAGAAATCAAAGGTATCCGCTCTACAGATGAATGaagaataggggagacacatcctCTCTAtagatggataaagagatatccgctctACAACTGGATAAATATTATGAGACGTATCCACtctacaactggataagattatgAGAGAGAAATCCGCTCTATGGCAGGATAAAGAATAGGAGAGGTACATCCGCTCTACAGCTGGATacattacgtgtgatgagttgaactagTGCTAAAAGATCTtttgccagatggaaagcggactaataaATCAACCAGTATGCATTTCTCCTCGGCTCGCTCATAGTGCTCCATAGAAACAACGTCTttttcggcttcaactgttgatgataaactctcgaacctcgtaaaaccttgacaattaactttcctcctcaatttcttcttgcttgaaacttctttacaGATTTCTCTTctccatggccttattgaaccAAAAGCTAACTGTAAAATTTGAatgcatttatttatttatttatttattttatatatatatattcatttcatttttttttaaatatcgaAACTAATATTTACAtagccatgagagaaggactttaacacttgaatcttcacaacttgtaatgtcttggtatcatgaacttcaacaacttacatcgtttgattttctttgctcttgtaacttcttgtaactaagtctttaACTTTAACTTCGATTTTGTATTTTGCTTTTCTTTTTATTGTTGCTTATAacccttaaacgtcttcaactttcttcatagattttgatgtcgctccgctttgttgatgatgataagtttctattaAGATTACATtgggaggttgctttgtctttctggcatttccttttgACCTAATTTCCTTTCTAGCATGGATGGTTAGGTTcatcacgattaccctctaaaaggttAATTTTCTCTCCTGGATGTCAATGATTTCTCaacaatgtctttttctctaatgtctcactagaatgttatccctaaCAAATTCAAATTTCCATATTTTCGGTGAgcaacaatatgtaaacttagctaaaagAATAGTATGTGACTCTAAATGTTGGACATTCTTGAtacaactaaaaattttctcccttacccccaaacatAAATTGAACATAGTCCTCGATGTTCCAAATATAATTATATGAatgcatgaacaaggagaaatattgaaaaataaaagagGTGGGGAAGGATGTTACCAGCACCAAGTACCACAaagatgggtttcctcccataaAGCGCTAAGTTATGTCTTCAGTTACCTGCAGAAAATTAGTCTTGATAACTGGATCCTGTAAATCTGTATTTTTCACTTTAGGGTTGGTCAATTCGATAAACGGTTTTGACCGTTGACTTTAAAAGTCTTTCCAGTGTCATGGTTCGTAACCTCAACAACACCGTGTGGATACACGGTCTTGACATAGCATGGCCCAGTCAACGTGGCGATCATTTGTCTTGGTATCTATtgcttcaacccacttagacacacaATCAACATCTAATAAGATGTAAAAATTTCCAAAGGAATTGACAAAGGGACTCATTAAATCTATACCCCGCGCATCAAATATTTCTACTATTTGTACAGGATTGAGTGGAATCATATTACGTCGAGTCAACTTCCCTAACTTCTGACATctctcacaactttgacaacatagATGGGAGTCCTTAAACAGAGTTGGCTAGTAAAGACCAGATTGTAAAACCTTAGCAACATTTTTCTTagaactaaaatgacccccacaagctcCAGAATGACAAAAATTCAGAACACCGGATATTTTGTTGTCAGTAATACAACGATGGATGATCTGGTCAGGGCAGTACTtgaataagtatggatcatccaaAAAAAGTATTTAACCTCAGACAAGAACTTAACTCTATCTTGTTTAGACCAATGGTCAGGTATTTGACCAGTTACCAAATAATTAACAATTTCAGCAAACCAGGGTAACTCAGAGATGGAaaataattgttcatcagggaactTATCATGGATTGGTTTCTCATCATCTCTAGTCTCATCAAGGATACTGGATAAATGATCAGCTACTATATTTTCAGACCAT
This is a stretch of genomic DNA from Papaver somniferum cultivar HN1 chromosome 1, ASM357369v1, whole genome shotgun sequence. It encodes these proteins:
- the LOC113356258 gene encoding protein FAR1-RELATED SEQUENCE 5-like — encoded protein: MRTDYKAVMMIKKRNDRWVVSGVVEEHNHKLVSPSKRHNLRSLRKISSSQKQQIVNFRLAGVKTNQLINYLEVENGGVNNIGFLPKDARNYLSTKRQLELKYGDAQVVLDYFERQQMENPSFLYSIQVDSEGQMTIFLGDYYFDPKSRMDYYYFGDIVCFDLTYSTNRYDMPFVPIVGINHHHQTVLFDAALLYSESEDSFEWVMKTWMRAMHGKTPKVILTYQESTIGGAIASVLPGTRHRYCLWHISRNAMKNLSNVIKEFVSEFSNCLYGYETVEQFEHGWTTMLENHELQNNKWLLNLYEKREYWASVYTRDTHLEGFVVENIQNLPSQHVLKRWTRDAKSGTVVFDQDEEISADRRDAVTIRYSKLCQDAINIVVKGSTFVPVYNVAVQVLQKALEDIEKAIKDSQVNAESQSDAILNENNRMHVENVGNLTNARKLVGDPPIVKRKGKNGAMKSWIDKLNNKRKSNETKARKKLRESTRLEPNDVNTQEKQPRIKKKRKSKDSFREINSQPESLHGMF